The following coding sequences are from one Corallococcus caeni window:
- a CDS encoding zinc ribbon domain-containing protein — protein MTPSCPSCQAPFTPGAETCERCGASLLVASAPGSAEPVCAVHPEWQSVATCPRCGAFACARCLRQGPEGAICVTCHEREPLGQLPWDQREQLGTLKAFWRTCYGLLMQPTNTLRGINPDAPVSSSMTFVLLSAIAGFLTTGIVYTAIIGIVLGLVPQTDTGGADPKTLKLWMTVGMAAWTVLMPFFSTGMTLVNAGLDHLILRMGGVERGFSVTMRAHALSQAPYIVGVIPFVAVYAAPFWAMGLRAFAYRTLHRTSWGTALAGALLVPVLSCCLCGGVYGAFIFAAFKSGLGAQG, from the coding sequence ATGACGCCTTCCTGTCCTTCCTGTCAGGCCCCCTTCACCCCCGGCGCTGAGACGTGCGAGCGGTGTGGGGCCTCGCTGCTGGTGGCCTCCGCTCCCGGAAGCGCCGAGCCCGTCTGCGCCGTGCACCCCGAGTGGCAAAGCGTGGCCACGTGCCCGCGCTGTGGCGCGTTCGCCTGTGCCCGCTGCCTGCGCCAGGGGCCGGAAGGGGCCATCTGCGTCACCTGCCACGAACGCGAGCCCCTGGGCCAGCTGCCGTGGGACCAGCGCGAGCAGCTGGGCACGCTCAAGGCGTTCTGGCGCACGTGCTACGGCCTGCTGATGCAGCCCACGAACACGCTCCGGGGCATCAACCCCGACGCGCCCGTGAGCAGCTCCATGACGTTCGTGCTCCTGTCCGCGATCGCCGGCTTCCTGACCACGGGCATCGTCTACACGGCGATCATCGGCATCGTCCTGGGGCTCGTCCCCCAGACGGACACGGGTGGCGCGGATCCGAAGACCCTGAAGCTGTGGATGACGGTGGGCATGGCGGCCTGGACGGTGCTGATGCCTTTCTTCAGCACCGGCATGACGCTGGTTAACGCGGGCCTGGACCACCTCATCCTGCGCATGGGCGGCGTGGAGCGGGGCTTCTCCGTGACGATGCGCGCGCACGCGCTCTCGCAGGCGCCGTACATCGTCGGCGTGATTCCCTTCGTCGCCGTGTACGCCGCGCCCTTCTGGGCCATGGGCCTGCGCGCCTTCGCCTACCGCACGCTGCACCGCACCAGCTGGGGCACGGCGCTGGCGGGAGCACTCCTGGTGCCCGTGCTCTCGTGCTGCCTCTGCGGTGGCGTCTACGGGGCCTTCATCTTCGCGGCCTTCAAGAGCGGCCTGGGCGCGCAGGGCTGA